The following coding sequences lie in one Apium graveolens cultivar Ventura chromosome 1, ASM990537v1, whole genome shotgun sequence genomic window:
- the LOC141667497 gene encoding uncharacterized protein LOC141667497, with amino-acid sequence MSIDPESSNDNNLRAWAHKVDGSSTNERSGAGLILKSPDGFTIQTTISFGFSAINNQAEYESLIAGLNLVKTLRIQELNIYSDSQIVVQQTNDEYILKDPVLAKYQALVQSYLASIPRNQVLQISQEENSEADTLSKLVQNSSDLDCSVYFEELQKPSIESGEVMEIDNNLNWMTPFIKYLEKGKLPEDKGKAQRLKAKTSKFFVEKGLLYRRTFSSPIPKCIGLGEAEYCLMEVHERICGDHMSVKALAHKIIRRGYYLPTTQKDANEFVKKLGGSKGNVDDKPAGLHKIHGQHIDEIRSPKILVSNNGPQFVGSDFESYLQDRGIKHRKSSVAYPQGNGQIEVTNRILLCGIEKRLRESKNKWPEELPNVLWAYRTSPRISTCETPFKLAYGTEAMLPIEVGALSHRAINFDEVANEEGLRTNIELIDEVRDQAVARMERYKEKTKEHFSKKYRVKNFQVGDLVLRDTEASDPTNTGKLIPRWEGPYKIKEVLRPGTYKLMNMDESEIPNTWHGLRLRKFYQ; translated from the exons ATGAGCATTGACCCAGAGAGCAGCAATGATAATAATCTGAGAGCTTGGGCTCACAAAGTTGATGGATCCTCAACGAACGAAAGGTCAGGAGCAGGGCTCATTCTAAAGAGCCCGGATGGCTTTACAATTCAAACTACAATCTCCTTTGGCTTTTCAGCAATAAATAACCAGGCAGAGTATGAATCCCTGATAGCAGGATTGAACCTAGTAAAGACTCTAAGGATCCAGGAACTTAACATCTACAGTGACTCCCAAATTGTAGTCCAGCAAACAAATGACGAGTATATATTAAAGGATCCAGTTTTAGCCAAGTACCAAGCCctggtccaaagctacctcgcCTCAATACCAAGAAACCAAGTTCTACAGATCTCCCAAGAAGAGAATTCAGAAGCCGATACACTATCAAAACTGGTTCAGAATTCATCAGACCTGGATTGCTCTGTCTACTTCGAAGAACTACAGAAGCCAAGTATTGAATCCGGAGAGGTCATGGAGATAGACAACAACCTGAATTGGATGACTCCGTTTATCAAATACTTGGAGAAGGGAAAGCTCCCTGAAGATAAAGGGAAGGCTCAAAGGTTAAAAGCCAAAACATCAAAATTCTTCGTTGAAAAGGGGCTACTCTATCGCCGGACCTTCTCCTCACCTATCCCGAAATGCATTGGCCTAGGGGAGGCAGAGTATTGCTTAATGGAAGTCCACGAAAGGATATGTGGAGACCATATGTCAGTAAAGGCCCTGGCTCACAAGATAATAAGACGGGGTTACTACTTGCCAACAACCCAGAAAGATGCAAACGAATTTGTGAAAAAAT TGGGCGGAAGCAAAGGCAATGTGGACGATAAACCAGCAGGATTGCATAAAATTCATGGACAACATATTGATGAGATTCGGAGTCCCAAAATACTGGTCTCGAATAACGGGCCACAGTTTGTTGGATCAGATTTTGAATCCTACCTCCAGGACCGGGGCATCAAGCACAGAAAATCATCAGTAGCCTACCCCCAAGGAAATGGCCAAATAGAAGTAACAAACCGGATCCTTCTCTGTGGAATCGAGAAGAGGCTCAgagaaagcaaaaataaatggCCGGAAGAATTGCCAAATGTACTATGGGCCTACAGAACAAGTCCCCGCATAAGCACATGTGAGACGCCCTTCAAACTGGCTTACGGAACTGAAGCAATGCTACCCATCGAGGTAGGAGCCCTCTCTCACCGAGCAATCAACTTTGATGAGGTAGCCAACGAGGAGGGGCTCAGGACAAACATTGAGCTAATTGATGAGGTCCGAGATCAGGCTGTTGCAAGGATGGAGAGGTACAAGGAAAAAACTAAggagcacttcagcaagaagtaCAGGGTCAAgaactttcaagttggagacctggtaCTTCGAGACACAGAAGCTTCAGATCCAACCAACACTGGGAAGCTAATTCCAAGGTGGGAAGGGCCTTACAAAATCAAGGAAGTGTTAAGACCAGGGACATATAAGCTGATGAACATGGATGAATCTGAGATCCCAAACACctggcatggactcaggctcagaaaaTTCTATCAATAG